The Candidatus Nezhaarchaeales archaeon genomic sequence CTACTTGGCTTTAACCCCGATCGGGGTCTTCCTCCTCGACGGGGATGGCAATGTTATTGATAAGAACCTATTTCCTAAGGAGCCTGCTAAGGTTGCTGAGGGGTTAAGCCTAATTGAAAGTGGAGTTTTAACCCCTGAGGTTAGGGAGCTCTGTAAAAAGGCGGCTATTGGAGTTAAGAAGCTAGTTGTTGAGGTTGAGGCCTTAGCTAAAGCCATTTCGTCGGAGTTGAAGCTTAACGTTTCAGTTGAAACCTCGCCCCCCCAGGTTAAAGCTTTAAGGGCGAAGGTAGCTGATTACGCTTTAAAGCTAGGTTTCCCCTCGAAGATGGAGCTTAACGCCTTTTACCATGCGGTTTCCTTAGAGCTCGCTAAGAGGAAGCTTAAGGAGGCTGTTGAGAAGCGTGATCTACTGGTGGCGCAAGCCGTAACAGCTATAGATGACGTGGATAAAACCATAAACCTGTTAGTATCGAGGCTTAGGGAGTGGTATGGGGTACACTTCCCCGAGCTTAATGATCTACTGGAGGATCATGAGGGCTTCTCTAGGTTTGTAGGTGAGGTAGGCTGGCGGGGCGCGGTTTCTAAGGAAAACCTGTTAAAGCTCGGCTTACCTAAGGATAAGGTCTCTAAGGTTATTGAGGCGGCTAAAGGAACTATTGGAGCCGAACTTGGGGAGGAGGATTTAAAACCTATCAAGGAGACTAGCTCGGTAATTCAACATCTCTACGCGGTTAGAAGGCTTTTAGAGGATTACGTGGATAGGGCGATGGATGACGTAGCTCCAAACGTGAAGAGGTTGATCGGACCAACTATAGGGGCTAGGCTAATCGCTTTAGCCGGAGGGCTGGAGAAACTAGCTAAAATGCCAGCTAGCACAATACAGCTCCTCGGAGCTGAGAAAGCCTTATTTAGGTTCTTAAGGACGGGGGCTAAACCACCGAAGCATGGCGTTATATTTCAATGCCCCGAAATCCATAGAGCGCCGAGGTGGCAACGGGGTAAGATAGCGAGGGCATTAGCAGGTAAGTTATCCATAGCGGCGCGGGTTGACTATTTTAGCGGTGAATACGTAGGCGACGAGTTAAGGAGGGACTTAGACGTAAGGATTGAGGAGATAAAGAGGACCTACGCGAAGCCGCCAGTTAAAAAGCGATCTAAGCGGCTTAAGAAGGGACGTTGAGGTGTGACGTATTGGTTAAGGTTAAGCCTTCCGATAAGTTTCCAGGAGTATACTTCGTAGAGCTCGAAGGCGGCCAGGTAAGGCCGGCTACCGTAAACCTAGCTCCAGGCGTTAAGGTTTACGGTGAAAACCTGATCGTTGTAGGCGGTGTTGAATATAGGGTTTGGGACCCGTTTAGATCGAAGCTGGCGGCCTCAATACTTAAAGGTTTGGAGAGCCTACCGATTAAGCCAGGGTTAAAGGTCTTATACCTAGGTGTTGCATCTGGAACCACCGCTTCCCACGTTTCCGATATAGTTGGTCCGGAGGGGTTCGTATACGGTGTTGAGTTTGCTCCTAGGGTTATGCGCGAGTTTATTTCGAGGGTATGTGAGCATAGGAGTAACGTAGCCCCAATACTCGCCGATGCCCGTATGCCAGCCCTCTATAGCGCACTAGTACAGGAAGTTGACGTTATATACCAGGATGTTGCGCAGCCGGATCAAGGTAAAATCCTGGTTGATAACGCGCGGATGTTCCTCGCGAGGGGCGGATGGACTATGCTAGCTGTAAAGGCTAGAAGCGTTAACGTAGCTAAGGAGCCTTCAGAGGTTTATAGGAGGGAGGTAGCTACGCTTAGAGAGGGAGGGCTACGAATAGAGCAAGTAATACACCTTGAACCTTACGACGTGGACCACGCCATGATAATTGCCCGGTACGAGTAAATCAGTGTTGGAGGGGTAAACGTTGATGGACGACTTCAAGGCTGCTGATCGATTCCTTAAAGCCCTTTGGAGAAAGGAGGTTGAACGCCTTAACGACCACTTGCCTAGGGAGTTTAAAACTTTGGAGGAACTCCTCAAGGAGGAGGAGCCGTCAGTTAAAGCTAAGGATGGTAGCGAGCTAGTCTTTAGTAGGGAGGAGTTAGAGTTTATCGCTAAAAGCCTACCTAAGGATGAGTATCGAACCTTGAGGTTACCTATAATACTTATGAGGCGTATTGATTTAGGGCCCGGAGTATTTTCAGTTAGTGGTGGAAGGGCTGAGGCTTTATTAGTTCGTAAGGTGCTTAATGAGGGTGGTCGAGCAGATCCTTCAACCCCGCTTTACCTATATAGACCCCAGGTAGCCCTATTGAGGCGTAAGCTTAAAACTACGACTGTAATCGGTTTCTCGACAGAAGGTGTTTTAGGTCTTGAGGAATTATTGTAGCTGTAGGTTTAACCGGGCTTATCATCAGCTTTAAGTAAACGCTTAAAGCTTTAAGGCTACTTCCATCCCTTCTAGTTAAAGGTGGGAGCTGATGTCGGTGAGCGGTGAAGCTTTAGCTCCAGCTTTATGGGTTGAACGTTACCGTCCTAGGCGTCTTGACGAGGTCGTTAATCAGAAGGAAACGGTTGAAAGGCTTAAGCAGTTTGTAAAGGCGAAAACGATACCGCACCTCCTCTTCGTGGGTCCGGCTGGAACAGGTAAAACCACGGCTGCCTTATGCTTGGTGATGGAGCTCTACGGTGATGATTGGCGCCGCCATACGTTGGAGCTTAACGCCTCGGATGAAAGGGGTATTCAAACCATTAGGGAGAGGGTTAAGGAGTACGCGAGGACTATGACTATGGGTGATGTACCGTTTAAAACCATAATCCTTGATGAGTGCGACGCGATGACGCCCGACGCGCAATGGAGCCTTAGGAGGATCATGGAGATGTATTGGCGTACCACGAGGTTTACGCTAATAGCTAACTACGGATCCAGGATCATAGAGCCAATACAGTCAAGGTGTGCCCTATTTAGGTTTTCGCCACTCTCAGAGGAGGACGTAGCGGAACGGTTAAAGTACATAGCTAAGGCTGAGGGTGTAAAGCTCCTCGATAATGGTATTGAAGCGATCTGGGAGTTATGCGGCGGGGACCTTAGGAGGGCTATTAATACGCTTCAAGCAGCCGCAGCCGTAAAGGAGGTAGTAGACGAAGAAGCGGTATATAAGGTGGCTGGTAGAGCTACACCGCGCGAGGTACGGGAGATGGTTAGCCTCGCCTTAAAGGGGAGGTTTATTGAGGCACGTAACTTACTTAATAAGTTAATGCTTAACTATGGGCTAGCTGGCCTAGATCTAATACGTCAAGTACACGGCGAAATCCTAAAGATGAAAATACCTGAAGGCGTAAAAGCCGACATTATAAACGTCATAGGCGAAGTAGACCATAGAATGGTTGAAGGAGCTAATGAAGACATACAGTTAAGCGCCCTACTGGCGCAGCTCGCTAAGTTCGGAGCTATGTTTGGAAAAGAGCTTGAAGGGGGCAACAGTGGCTGAACTGTTCACGGTTAAGTATAAACCTAGGAAACTTAACGAGATAGTGGGTAATGATAAAGCGGTAAAACAGTTTATTGGCTGGCTTAAGGGGTGGAAGTCTGGATCTAAAGCCGCTTTATTATATGGGCCTCCTGGCGTCGGTAAAACCTTAACTGTTGAAGTTGCAGCTAAGGAGCTTGGCTACGACTTAGTACAGCTTAATGCTAGCGACGTAAGGACCGCGGAAGCCATAATGAGGGTAGCTGGTACCGCTACGCGCTTCGCCTCCCTCCTCGGCGGTAAGAGGTTAATATTCTTTGACGAGGTTGACGGTATAAGCGGATCTGAAGATAAGGGGGGGCTTGGAGCGATTATCGAAGTGTTAAAGAAGACACAGGTACCCGTCGTGCTTGCCGCTAATGACCCATGGGATCCAAGACTTAGGCCGCTACGCCAATACTGTGAAATGATAAGGTTTAACAGGGTAGGTGTAACGTCGCTAGTAGCCTTCTTAAGGAGGGTGTGCCAAGCTGAGGGTGTTAAGGCCGATAATGATGCGTTACGCGTAATCGCTAGCATAGCCGAGGGGGATGTAAGGGCTGCTTTAAACGACCTCCAAGTACTAATTCAGGGGAAGCGGACTTTAACGGTGCGTGACGTCGAGTGGATTAAGGCTAGAGAGAAGGAGCTCGGAGCCTTTGATGTACTTAAAGCGATATTTTCAGCTAGAAACGCTACGGAGGCTAAAAGCGCCTTAGACTCGTCTCGGGTGGATTACGAAATGGTGTTGGAGTGGATCCACGAAAACCTCCCATATCAGTATACGGACCCGGAGGAGTTGGCTAAGGCCTACGACGCCCTTTCCCGAGCCGACGTCTACCTAGGCGTAGTTAAGAGAAGACAGCGGTGGGAGCTATTAAGCTATGCGTTGGAGCTTATGTCGATAGGTGTAGCTATGGCTAAGAGGGGTCGTTACCGCTTCGTTAAGTATCAATTCCCCCAGAGGATTATACAGATGGGTCAAACTAAGTATGTAAGGGAGCTACGGGATAGAATCTGCGCAACGATAGCTAGTAA encodes the following:
- a CDS encoding fibrillarin-like rRNA/tRNA 2'-O-methyltransferase; protein product: MVKVKPSDKFPGVYFVELEGGQVRPATVNLAPGVKVYGENLIVVGGVEYRVWDPFRSKLAASILKGLESLPIKPGLKVLYLGVASGTTASHVSDIVGPEGFVYGVEFAPRVMREFISRVCEHRSNVAPILADARMPALYSALVQEVDVIYQDVAQPDQGKILVDNARMFLARGGWTMLAVKARSVNVAKEPSEVYRREVATLREGGLRIEQVIHLEPYDVDHAMIIARYE
- a CDS encoding DUF61 family protein, with product MDDFKAADRFLKALWRKEVERLNDHLPREFKTLEELLKEEEPSVKAKDGSELVFSREELEFIAKSLPKDEYRTLRLPIILMRRIDLGPGVFSVSGGRAEALLVRKVLNEGGRADPSTPLYLYRPQVALLRRKLKTTTVIGFSTEGVLGLEELL
- a CDS encoding replication factor C small subunit, producing MSVSGEALAPALWVERYRPRRLDEVVNQKETVERLKQFVKAKTIPHLLFVGPAGTGKTTAALCLVMELYGDDWRRHTLELNASDERGIQTIRERVKEYARTMTMGDVPFKTIILDECDAMTPDAQWSLRRIMEMYWRTTRFTLIANYGSRIIEPIQSRCALFRFSPLSEEDVAERLKYIAKAEGVKLLDNGIEAIWELCGGDLRRAINTLQAAAAVKEVVDEEAVYKVAGRATPREVREMVSLALKGRFIEARNLLNKLMLNYGLAGLDLIRQVHGEILKMKIPEGVKADIINVIGEVDHRMVEGANEDIQLSALLAQLAKFGAMFGKELEGGNSG
- a CDS encoding replication factor C large subunit; this encodes MEKSLKGATVAELFTVKYKPRKLNEIVGNDKAVKQFIGWLKGWKSGSKAALLYGPPGVGKTLTVEVAAKELGYDLVQLNASDVRTAEAIMRVAGTATRFASLLGGKRLIFFDEVDGISGSEDKGGLGAIIEVLKKTQVPVVLAANDPWDPRLRPLRQYCEMIRFNRVGVTSLVAFLRRVCQAEGVKADNDALRVIASIAEGDVRAALNDLQVLIQGKRTLTVRDVEWIKAREKELGAFDVLKAIFSARNATEAKSALDSSRVDYEMVLEWIHENLPYQYTDPEELAKAYDALSRADVYLGVVKRRQRWELLSYALELMSIGVAMAKRGRYRFVKYQFPQRIIQMGQTKYVRELRDRICATIASKCHVSRKVAASELLPYVKLIFENSEAMRENISRWLQLTDEEREFLMGGVKLEGGENAKADG